A region from the Sphaerodactylus townsendi isolate TG3544 linkage group LG01, MPM_Stown_v2.3, whole genome shotgun sequence genome encodes:
- the LOC125437259 gene encoding gallinacin-9-like, with amino-acid sequence MKILSFLSGVLFFVLMAVLVFSAAPRTASDCDKAGGKCMFLTCKTNYTSIGSCDKNGGVCCKKNA; translated from the exons ATGAagatcctttcctttctctcaggTGTTCTCTTCTTCGTGCTGATGGCAGTTCTAG TTTTTTCTGCTGCACCAAGAACTGCCTCTGATTGTGACAAGGCGGGTGGAAAATGCATGTTTCTGACATGCAAAACAAATTATACATCCATTGGAAGTTGTGATAAAAATGGAGGTGtttgctgcaaaaaaaatgc